One bacterium genomic region harbors:
- the def gene encoding peptide deformylase: protein MILEVLKFPDARLRETAEPILESELDDSLRALVQSMIETMYDEPGIGLAATQIGVAKRLVVMDVNYDEDQGRDPRVLINPEIVLAEGKIISPEEGCLSVPDFNADVRRSQRVVVRARDLDWKEVEYEGTELEAFCYQHEVDHLDGVLFIDHISKLKRDLYIRRRKKQLRREQEEDASSLPTY from the coding sequence GTGATTCTCGAAGTCCTGAAATTCCCCGATGCCCGCCTGCGCGAGACCGCCGAGCCGATCCTGGAGAGCGAGCTCGATGACTCGTTGCGCGCGCTGGTTCAGAGCATGATCGAGACCATGTACGACGAGCCCGGCATCGGCCTGGCCGCGACGCAAATTGGTGTTGCCAAGCGTCTGGTCGTGATGGACGTCAACTACGACGAAGATCAGGGGCGCGACCCGCGCGTGCTGATCAACCCAGAGATCGTGCTGGCCGAGGGCAAGATCATCTCGCCCGAGGAAGGCTGCCTTTCGGTGCCCGATTTCAACGCCGACGTACGGCGCAGCCAGCGCGTCGTGGTGCGGGCGCGCGACCTGGACTGGAAGGAAGTGGAATACGAAGGCACCGAGCTGGAGGCCTTCTGCTACCAGCACGAGGTCGATCACCTCGACGGCGTGCTGTTCATCGACCACATCAGCAAGCTGAAGCGCGATCTCTACATCCGCCGGCGCAAGAAACAGCTCCGACGCGAGCAGGAAGAGGACGCGTCCAGTCTTCCGACCTACTGA